Proteins encoded within one genomic window of Halobacteroides halobius DSM 5150:
- a CDS encoding homocysteine S-methyltransferase family protein, with protein sequence MSSIVDRLEEEILVLDGAMGTELQKRGLEVGDCPEELNLTHPKILKEIHSSYVKAGSDIIQTNTFGANRLKLAEYNLAHKIEKINQQAVKLATEVAGDDVFISASIGPTGKLLEPLGDLSFQQAYHVFGEQAQILEAAGADLINIETMTDLQEARAALIAVKEKTSLPVIINLTYEENLKTMTGTDPQTAITVFEALGADVIGANCSLGPKKLVEIIKLMGQYTATPLCVQPNAGLPVLNENNETIFPMEALEMANYIPQFIEAGVNIIGGCCGSTPEYINLAKKKVVDITPASRIKKKETTLASRTKRVVISDNLPTRIIGERINPTGREELSHQLADEKMELVAKEASNQVQAGADILDVNVGVPQIDQAQAMKLALNTVHNVVDIPVSIDTTNQEVLEAGLQTIVGKPLINSVTGEEESLNTVLPLAKKYGAAVLGLTLDEDGIPATAQGRLKVAKKILNRAQQLGIKRENVLIDTLTLAASAEQDKVLETIKAIELIKEELGLATVLGVSNISYGLPAREEVNTAFLAMAIQAGLNAPILDPTNKAMQATLKASDLLVNRDLQGQNYLNHYSNQEERKKEEKEEKLETTDSLTKLYHLVLEGDKDNIISEIEQALTDHQALEIINQALIPGIKEVGAKYDEGTYFLPQLMMSAETMQEAFTKLRPILQEEDNQQTIGRVLLATVKGDIHDIGKNIVKVMLENNGFEIIDLGKDVANDKIITKAIEQEVDLVGLSALMTTTMPNMEKITMILKEKAPEIKILLGGAVVTRDYANNIGADGYAQNAVEAVKKATELINNSKN encoded by the coding sequence ATGAGTAGTATAGTAGACAGATTAGAAGAAGAAATTTTAGTACTAGATGGTGCTATGGGTACAGAGTTACAAAAGAGAGGATTAGAGGTAGGAGACTGTCCTGAAGAACTTAACTTAACCCATCCTAAGATATTAAAAGAAATTCATAGTAGTTATGTTAAAGCAGGTAGTGATATAATCCAAACTAATACTTTTGGGGCCAATCGCCTTAAACTAGCTGAATATAATTTGGCCCATAAGATAGAAAAGATAAATCAACAAGCAGTAAAGTTAGCTACAGAAGTAGCAGGTGATGATGTCTTTATTTCTGCTTCTATAGGGCCAACTGGTAAGTTATTAGAACCGTTAGGTGACTTATCTTTTCAACAAGCTTATCATGTTTTTGGTGAGCAAGCTCAGATTTTAGAAGCTGCTGGAGCGGATTTAATTAATATTGAAACTATGACAGATTTACAGGAAGCTAGAGCTGCTTTAATTGCAGTTAAAGAAAAGACTTCCCTGCCCGTAATTATTAATTTAACTTATGAAGAAAACTTAAAGACGATGACTGGTACAGATCCTCAAACAGCAATTACTGTTTTTGAAGCTTTAGGGGCTGATGTTATTGGAGCTAATTGTAGTTTAGGCCCTAAGAAATTAGTAGAGATAATAAAGTTAATGGGCCAATATACTGCTACTCCCCTCTGTGTACAACCTAATGCAGGCTTACCAGTTTTAAATGAGAATAATGAAACTATCTTTCCTATGGAAGCTTTGGAAATGGCAAATTATATACCTCAATTTATAGAAGCAGGAGTTAATATTATTGGAGGCTGTTGTGGCTCTACTCCAGAGTATATAAATTTAGCAAAGAAAAAAGTAGTAGATATAACACCTGCATCTAGAATTAAGAAGAAAGAGACTACCCTAGCTAGTCGAACTAAGAGAGTAGTTATTTCTGATAACTTGCCAACACGAATTATTGGAGAGCGGATTAATCCTACTGGTCGAGAAGAGTTATCCCATCAATTAGCTGATGAAAAAATGGAGTTAGTAGCTAAAGAAGCAAGCAACCAAGTTCAAGCTGGTGCAGATATTTTAGATGTTAATGTAGGAGTTCCACAGATTGATCAAGCTCAGGCAATGAAGTTGGCCCTTAATACAGTTCATAATGTTGTAGATATTCCTGTTTCAATTGATACAACTAATCAGGAAGTTTTAGAGGCAGGCTTACAAACTATAGTAGGTAAACCTTTGATTAATTCTGTAACCGGTGAAGAAGAAAGTTTAAATACTGTATTACCTTTAGCTAAAAAATATGGAGCAGCAGTTTTAGGATTAACATTAGATGAAGATGGTATCCCTGCTACTGCCCAAGGTCGATTAAAAGTAGCTAAAAAAATTCTTAATCGAGCTCAGCAATTAGGAATTAAAAGGGAAAATGTATTAATAGATACCCTTACTCTAGCAGCTAGTGCAGAACAAGATAAAGTATTAGAAACTATTAAGGCAATTGAACTAATCAAAGAAGAATTAGGATTAGCTACAGTATTAGGGGTTAGTAATATTTCTTATGGTCTACCGGCCAGAGAAGAAGTCAATACAGCCTTTTTAGCTATGGCTATCCAAGCAGGACTTAATGCTCCAATTTTAGATCCTACTAACAAGGCTATGCAAGCTACTTTAAAAGCAAGTGATTTGTTAGTTAATCGTGATCTCCAGGGCCAAAATTACTTAAACCATTATAGTAATCAAGAAGAACGAAAAAAAGAAGAAAAAGAAGAAAAATTGGAAACTACAGACTCATTAACTAAACTTTATCATTTAGTTTTAGAAGGAGATAAAGATAATATAATTTCAGAGATTGAACAAGCTTTAACAGATCACCAAGCTTTAGAAATTATCAACCAAGCTTTAATCCCAGGGATTAAAGAAGTAGGAGCTAAATATGATGAAGGAACTTATTTTTTACCCCAATTGATGATGTCGGCAGAAACTATGCAAGAAGCATTTACTAAATTACGCCCTATTTTACAAGAAGAAGATAATCAGCAAACTATAGGTCGGGTTTTATTAGCTACTGTTAAGGGAGATATCCATGATATTGGTAAAAATATTGTTAAGGTAATGCTAGAAAATAACGGATTTGAAATAATTGACTTAGGCAAAGATGTAGCTAACGATAAAATAATTACTAAAGCTATTGAGCAAGA